From Microbacterium sp. CGR2:
AGGGCCTCCCGGTGCAGAGCCGCCGTCGTCGTCACCATCGCTCGTCGAGGGCTTCTCCGCTGAGAAGTCATCTCCGTCCAGCAGGCGGGCGAGCGCCTCGTCGAACTCGTCGGCGATCGGCTCCTCACCGCGTTCCGCGGCCTGCAGACGCGCGACGAGAGCGCGGGGATCGTCGATGTCCTCGGCGGTCGGCATCAGGTCCGGGTAGTCCCACAGGGCGTCGCGGGCACCGATGCCCACGGCATCGGTCACGGCCTGCCACATCGCCGATGCCTCGCGCATCCGCCGCGGACGCAGCTTCAGGCCGACCAGCGCGCCGAGGGCATCCTCGGCCGGGCCGCCGACGGCTCGACGACGCCGGGCCGCCTCGGCGATGCGAGCGCCGTCGGGGAGTCGGGATGTCGCTTGCGCGGTGACGACGTCCACCCAGCCGTCGATGGTGGCGATCAGATTCTCGAGCCGCGTCAACGCCTCTCGCTGTGCCTCTGTCTGCGTGGGCAGAAGCGCCCCGCCCTCGATGGCGGCCCTGAGCTCCTCGGGGTCGGACGGATCCAGGCGACTGGCGACATCCTCCAGAGCCTCCACGTCGACGGTCACGCCGCGGGCGAAGTCCGTGATCTGCGCCATCACGTGCAGGTGGAGCCACTTCGCGTGCCGATAGAGGCGTGCGTAGGCGAGCTCGCGGGTGGCGAGATACAGCGCGATCTGATCCTCGGGGATCTCCAGCCCTTCTCCGAAGGCCGTGAGATTCTGCGGGATGACGGCGGCCGTGCCTGCGGGCAGCACCGGGATTCCGACGTCGCCGCCGGAGACGACCTCGAGTGAGAGGTTCCCCAGGACCTGTCCGAACTGCGCGGCGAACACCGAACCGCCGAGGCCGCGCATCAGCTTGCCTGCGCCCTGGACGACGCTGCGCATTTCTTCGGGGACCTGGGTGTCGAGTGCGGAGGTCAGCGCGTCGGCGATGCTGGTGGACACCGGGTCGGCGATCTCCTTCCACACCGGCAGCGTCTTCTCGACCCATTCGCCGCGGGTCATCGCGGTCGGGGGCTCCGAGAGCTCGGAGATCGTGGTGACCTCCCCGAGCCAAAGCCCCGC
This genomic window contains:
- a CDS encoding zinc-dependent metalloprotease, which gives rise to MADNDPTPEDFQEFLRRMLSNQGGGDIDPEALRGALEGMDGLQFDPAMMQTIMSQLQGAFGGDPWDNATRQALHIANRDGQGITDGSRSSFVDSFALAGLWLGEVTTISELSEPPTAMTRGEWVEKTLPVWKEIADPVSTSIADALTSALDTQVPEEMRSVVQGAGKLMRGLGGSVFAAQFGQVLGNLSLEVVSGGDVGIPVLPAGTAAVIPQNLTAFGEGLEIPEDQIALYLATRELAYARLYRHAKWLHLHVMAQITDFARGVTVDVEALEDVASRLDPSDPEELRAAIEGGALLPTQTEAQREALTRLENLIATIDGWVDVVTAQATSRLPDGARIAEAARRRRAVGGPAEDALGALVGLKLRPRRMREASAMWQAVTDAVGIGARDALWDYPDLMPTAEDIDDPRALVARLQAAERGEEPIADEFDEALARLLDGDDFSAEKPSTSDGDDDGGSAPGGPEPEDPAPEGDRPV